gttcagcagtcgacgtgctaacctaatCAGCTAGACGATGATAATAGAAATGAATAGAGAAATATTGccgatatttatattttcctccatgttttaaaaggaagtcagccattatgacgatgtagagtacctccttaactgAATAGTTTCTTTTCAGTCACTCTGTGACAGTCAcgtgtttttttattattatcacaTGGAATGCGGAGCAAGTTGGCAGTTTCTCAGTCACATGACAGCAGGATAAGGTATTGCACAAAACAGAGACCACTTTACATCATCACTCTTAGTCACCAGAAATATTATACATAGATTTATGAAGAATGAATCAGTGTCACGTGGTGGGCGAATACACTCGGAGGGCCTGCGTTGAATGGTCAATCCGACTGACGGATGATAATTGGATTTATCAGTTGTGTTCAAACAGACAAACGGTTCATAGCTGCGCCAAGTCCGATAAGCCAGTGTACtgctacaaaatatatattttataaaaatcagccTTTATTAACGTCCTCTTTATCTGAAGTTCTAAAGATAAATTCCACGCAAGCAATTGATCAACAGGTcctattatatttttaaaaaatcttttagcACTGAATTAATTTCTGTGCAGGAAGGTGAACTGTTCCTTACCATAAGTTCTCCATTTGTAATCTGTTCACATCGCACTGCTGGAGTATCAGTAATGACCACTTCATTCTCAACATTGTCCAAAATAAAATAGGTTGTGTCACCCTCTTCTGAAAGATACAAATATTCAACATGACAAATAGAGTAATACAATATGTATGTCACATCTCGGTATATCCAAAGGTATGTAATGAATTCTTCAAATTGATATGACTTACCAATAATGGCGTCCACATAAGCGACCTCTTGTGGCACAGGAAATCCACTACCCCACAGGTCCGGAAAATCGTTTTCCGGTGTTTGGACTTCGGATTCCAAGACCATTTGGACCAGCTCTTCATCGGTTATTGTGCTACTGGTGGTGGAGGCGGATTCTGTTAACCGTAAAAATATTAAAGTTCAGATAGGTCTAGCAATGCACTGAAAAAATCAGGTGATAGGATCAGACTGGAGGATCATAGAAATCTGCCGGAAATCTGCAAAGgcttgaaaatatattttatttttacaaaaaaaataaaaataaataaataaataaaacctCACCATCATCTCTTGTCCCTGCTGCCGATGGAGATACCTGGGTGAGGGCGTTAAAGAGACTGTTGGTAGAAGGGCTAGAACATGACACATGAATCCTGAGGTCCTTCTCCGAGGGCAAATACTTCTGCAGAGAGGTGAGGtctaccaaatatgaaatatcgcAATGTAATTACTGATATTGGGCAATGGGGTAAAGGTACGTGTTCTAGATTTTATGCGATGTGTGTTTCCTGTTGAATATTAGTTTAAATATACCTGTGGACTTGCAGATTTTGTTGAAGTCGGGTAGGCGTGTTTCTAGACCGTCCTCGTGCATTGGCTCAATATCTGACGTCATGTCATCCATTCGTTCGGGCGTCTGGTCCTgaaaacggtaaaaaaaaataaatcattgcataatatgattcaaataaacacatacaaaatatatacagatgtaAGAGGACAAGAATCGGTCGTGATGTTATACATACCCCTAAGGAGGTGGAGTAGTCAGATTCGGACATGATGAAATCCGAGGAAGAATCGTCCTCCTCACCCTCAGAGTCCATCTCGATCATCTTTGCATAAGAGATTCTCTTGGCATTTCTGGCCCTCAGAGTCCTCTTCGTTTTGGTATGAGTAATTTTTGGGACGGAGGTTCGCTCTGAAACATCAACAGACCAAATCAGTATAAACCAATGTCAAGATACATTTCTACAGTATTTCCAATTCATGTGTTGTTGACCTTCACCATCAATCATATTAAACCTAACAAATATTAGATAACGAAGAGGTTTTTATAAAGAATGTGATGTCCGTTGAAGTTGAATTTGATGTTTTTTCGCACCTGTGACTTTGTGCTTGTGGACGGTTTTTTTCTCGTTCAGGAACTGGTACACTTTATAGGCATCTTTGCCCTTCCTCTGACCTTGGTCCTTCAGTTGCCTCACGTCGGGCAGACTGTTCAAAGCACATCGGAAGTTGGCCTTCCATCTCTTTGGGTCTGGTTCATCCCCATCAACGAACTTCCCTGAATTTGCAACACTTAAGCATTATGACTCTGGATGTCAAGTACGGAAAAGGGCTTTAAAATAACAAGTTTTGTTTACTGGGTTACAAGTATAGATTTAAAGCTAACGCTGTAGGTCATGTTTCACATACTTGAAATTGCACAACAATTGTTTTGtgaaacattgttactggttcAGTGagttatcaatattaatgtaCCCGTATGTTTGGCCCATCTTTCGAAGAGGCTGGCGTCCACCTCTGGGTCCCAGCCTTGGCGCGCAGCGTGCCTCCATGAAATCCGGAAAGTTTCATAATGCCGAGACTCCCAGGAAAATCCCGCAACATTTTCGTTGTTTAGGAGATTAACTAACCATGGTCTCATTTTCTGGCGCTCGATGGGTCGTATTGGTTTCCTCTGGGTAATAACGGGCTGGCTATGCTTTTTCTGAACCATCTGCAAACAGAATTATTATTGCATAATCTAAATAACTTAAATCAGCGGGTTTAGCAGGGAGGGGCAATCTAGACCACACCGGCGGACCACTTTGAAGGGGGAAAAAATCTTGATCTACcattgaaaaataataacaatactGAGGGCGGATTCAGAAATTTTCATGTCAGTTTAAAAAAAGGTGTTCTAGACCCCCAGAAGACAAAACGTTATAATTTtgtgtttaaaatgttcaaacaaaggcgggggggggggggtgacctCCATTCTAAAATCCGCCACTACATATGTAGATATGACAGGTACACATTTAACTGATATGACGACTTATCGGCACGAAGAGATGGCACGTAGGTAGGTCATTTCAAATTTCTCAACAAGGAAGTTTAAATCGAATATATGGCAACCCGCCAAAATCAATGCGGGTAGCAGGCCAATGTACTGAGTCAGCCATCCGTGCAACGATAGTCATAGTGCATAAACTGCAGAAAAATAGAGTATGTTGTTTATCGATGACTACGATGTCACCCTGGACGAACAGTTATCATATGCAACTTAAACGGTTGcgtattttgaaaatacaaaggTATATTGCATGTTTTGCATCTGCCCTTATAACATGTAAACACATTGTATATCTTCCCATGTCTTTGTTATTGTATTAATCAAGTACTAGTaattgataatttgtgatgCCTGACAGCATTtgaaaataaggaatctacgtGTATATATACCCCATAGCGAATAGTCACATACCCGTAATATGTACATAGGCCTACATAAATGTAGACAAAAAATAAATCATGCAAACCACAAACTCAGACTACACAAAACAACACTTGCACGAGTACGTATAAATGCAGAAAAGAACAGGGATGAcgatatattttaaaatcgGCTGCATGCACTGACAAGGAAATTTTTTTGGGGTCAAAACACCGACCTGTATTGGACGTTATAAGTGCTTGTGCAGTAATtagtttgtttttcttttcttttcataatCAACATTTATAATAAAAGCTTACTTTAAGTTTTAATTCTATATCTTTGCTTTTctgttatttctttttcaatgttttgatgCAATACACACAAATGAAACATGACCCAGTTTCTAGTTCACTTTCCgaaaataagaataaacatTGCATGCAGAAATAAAGCTCGATTTAATTTAAAACAGTAGATGTGCATCGTCTTACCTTTACAATATATGACTGTATCCACCCAAATTAAGTTTTAATATTCACAGTAGTATTTCATTCATGTACAACCTAAGCAGTTATGAGTAAACGTTCTTCGGCTGTCAATGTTTAATATGCAATCGGCTGGTCACATGACCGCAACTTCTGGGAATTCCAGACGTTTACTCGGAATATGAATCTATTTTTATACACACTCATGAAAGCACAATTTGATAGCCGACACATATTTTTAAAGGTTGTTTATGAAACAAAATCCTTTAATGCATTGAGACACAGCGCTTTAAAAACATTCGATAATCATAGCCCTGCATACGCTGCACAATAATGACAGCAGCTAAAAATAGCCAGGGAACCCcaaatagaaatagaaatagAAACCAAAACTACTAGTATCTATTTTTGATAACATAAAAATCCCCGCTATGAATAACGTAAACATAAGATATATTTATGAATGTAGAATAATATGAATTGAATGAAATAGGAACAAGATGGTTGCGTACTAATGCCATAAAgcaatataaaacaataattgtaacatattattatataaatcatatcatagAACTTATTTATGATTCAGTAATGCAAAGTGTGCTCCTATAAAATCTGTCTTTCACAAGCAGAAGATAATGTGTATAATGCATAATCATAATGTACAACGAATTTAAGATTATACGATACAACCACCAATAAACCTCAAGACACGTGTACAGTCTTTGTATTgcaagccaaaaaaaaaagggggggggtggcTGCAATAGGAGATCAATTGTTCACTGTACACTAGGCCTATATGCATCATCTACATACGGTATGTTACAACGTACAGGTGTAGATTAGTATGCCTGGCCAGTGGGTGGGGTATTATTTCAGTAACAGCATGACACAGCGTGCAAACCTTCAGGAGAGGCTTTTCATGAATTTCAATAAAACGGGTTTTACTTTTGTTCTCAGTGACCAATCACATTGTAAGAATGATGTAGTGTGGTCATCCAAACTTTATATTGAAACCTTACGGCCAATCAGTGAGTGAAGCCCGCTAGATCAGGAGAAGTATTATATGTAGATGGtcatattcatttttaaaaatgtaaataataattatatacattgtgTATCTGGTGCACTAAATGATACCTTTTGTAGACTTGACTGTACTTCTACATATAATATCATGGCgatttgtatgttgttttactcATATATGTAACTTACCCTGGGTACCGTATTTCTGCATAGGAGAGGGTGCCACCTTCTctccccccccaacccccccccccccccaaccccgcCTTCATTTTACACAAGCTACATTCGACCAGATCAGCTTATCATTGGCattaaggttttttttaagttaGAACATTTTTTGTCAAAAGGCATGCAGCAATTTAATTTGCTTCTTTCTATAACCCTAAgcaaagaatataaaaataaaatgcattttgtcTTAATTTCTACACATTTCTACATATGGAACAAGTTCTTTCATATAttattgataatgataataatttattccaatcaagggcccgcGAAAGGCAGTCATTGCATAATGAATTAGTACATATATACGTAAGTAAATACTATAAACACCGTCAttgtaacacacacacacacacagagagagagagagagagagagagagagagagagagagagagagagagagagatgtacaTGTTTCTAAAATTGCTTTAGTTGAAGGAATGCAATAATTTAGATAGTAAAAACCTTCAGTCTTCATTCATTTACTCTGCCAGCGCATCTGAACGTGGCAATGTGTTCTGAAATGGTGCAAAACTTGTTCCGATAATACTGAATAATTATCTTTGTACATTACGTTTACAGATTATTTCCCCCTCTATCAGCCTACATGTTCATGTATACATATGTGCATTTTGtaacaacatattttttttcatcaataataTTTTCAATTGGTACTAATTATTTCGATTCCGACCATCAAGGCTTG
This genomic window from Ostrea edulis chromosome 4, xbOstEdul1.1, whole genome shotgun sequence contains:
- the LOC125668240 gene encoding interferon regulatory factor 1-like isoform X2, with translation MSQWCISGCLKHRRMVQKKHSQPVITQRKPIRPIERQKMRPWLVNLLNNENVAGFSWESRHYETFRISWRHAARQGWDPEVDASLFERWAKHTGKFVDGDEPDPKRWKANFRCALNSLPDVRQLKDQGQRKGKDAYKVYQFLNEKKTVHKHKVTERTSVPKITHTKTKRTLRARNAKRISYAKMIEMDSEGEEDDSSSDFIMSESDYSTSLGDQTPERMDDMTSDIEPMHEDGLETRLPDFNKICKSTDLTSLQKYLPSEKDLRIHVSCSSPSTNSLFNALTQVSPSAAGTRDDESASTTSSTITDEELVQMVLESEVQTPENDFPDLWGSGFPVPQEVAYVDAIIEEGDTTYFILDNVENEVVITDTPAVRCEQITNGELMQYTGLSDLAQL
- the LOC125668240 gene encoding interferon regulatory factor 1-like isoform X4, whose amino-acid sequence is MVQKKHSQPVITQRKPIRPIERQKMRPWLVNLLNNENVAGFSWESRHYETFRISWRHAARQGWDPEVDASLFERWAKHTGKFVDGDEPDPKRWKANFRCALNSLPDVRQLKDQGQRKGKDAYKVYQFLNEKKTVHKHKVTERTSVPKITHTKTKRTLRARNAKRISYAKMIEMDSEGEEDDSSSDFIMSESDYSTSLGDQTPERMDDMTSDIEPMHEDGLETRLPDFNKICKSTDLTSLQKYLPSEKDLRIHVSCSSPSTNSLFNALTQVSPSAAGTRDDESASTTSSTITDEELVQMVLESEVQTPENDFPDLWGSGFPVPQEVAYVDAIIEEGDTTYFILDNVENEVVITDTPAVRCEQITNGELMQYTGLSDLAQL
- the LOC125668240 gene encoding interferon regulatory factor 1-like isoform X1, whose amino-acid sequence is MSQWCISGCLKHRRMVQKKHSQPVITQRKPIRPIERQKMRPWLVNLLNNENVAGFSWESRHYETFRISWRHAARQGWDPEVDASLFERWAKHTGKFVDGDEPDPKRWKANFRCALNSLPDVRQLKDQGQRKGKDAYKVYQFLNEKKTVHKHKVTERTSVPKITHTKTKRTLRARNAKRISYAKMIEMDSEGEEDDSSSDFIMSESDYSTSLGDQTPERMDDMTSDIEPMHEDGLETRLPDFNKICKSTDLTSLQKYLPSEKDLRIHVSCSSPSTNSLFNALTQVSPSAAGTRDDESASTTSSTITDEELVQMVLESEVQTPENDFPDLWGSGFPVPQEVAYVDAIIEEGDTTYFILDNVENEVVITDTPAVRCEQITNGELMVRNSSPSCTEINSVLKDFLKI
- the LOC125668240 gene encoding interferon regulatory factor 1-like isoform X3; this encodes MVQKKHSQPVITQRKPIRPIERQKMRPWLVNLLNNENVAGFSWESRHYETFRISWRHAARQGWDPEVDASLFERWAKHTGKFVDGDEPDPKRWKANFRCALNSLPDVRQLKDQGQRKGKDAYKVYQFLNEKKTVHKHKVTERTSVPKITHTKTKRTLRARNAKRISYAKMIEMDSEGEEDDSSSDFIMSESDYSTSLGDQTPERMDDMTSDIEPMHEDGLETRLPDFNKICKSTDLTSLQKYLPSEKDLRIHVSCSSPSTNSLFNALTQVSPSAAGTRDDESASTTSSTITDEELVQMVLESEVQTPENDFPDLWGSGFPVPQEVAYVDAIIEEGDTTYFILDNVENEVVITDTPAVRCEQITNGELMVRNSSPSCTEINSVLKDFLKI